In Phocoena sinus isolate mPhoSin1 chromosome 10, mPhoSin1.pri, whole genome shotgun sequence, a single genomic region encodes these proteins:
- the LOC116760509 gene encoding uncharacterized protein LOC116760509, protein MTPGSGRARDPRRGERGRPTTLAPRVRPPEAQGRLLPAAAAAPCGTGDVRGQPRLPGAPSYRVGIRGGAVGAGTRGARGTADGGLADNAARAEPRCASGAGRRARGRVCYVCACQSTLTDRGPLVRPRPRHRPLPLPIGRFEHKGSGSPRPPRGPNGRGKARQESCVGGAREWVTPGRWRTRMEPASGGSTWPDFALDSRSGCSKHLSPVLVLPHAPHPTRGLLGPSSRQDDSTGPGCQDLKGVRSAEERRCFSTKGFCRRGL, encoded by the exons ATGACCCCGGGGTCAGGCCGGGCCCGGGACCCGCGGAGAGGGGAGCGAGGCCGGCCCACCACCCTCGCCCCGCGCGTCCGCCCGCCAGAGGCCCAAGGCCGGCTGTTACCTGCTGCCGCCGCTGCTCCGTGCGGGACCGGGGACGTTCGAGGCCAGCCGCGCCTCCCGGGCGCACCCTCTTACCGCGTCGGAATCCGGGGAGGTGCGGTCGGCGCAGGGACCCGGGGCGCGCGGGGAACCGCGGACGGCGGATTGGCGGACAATGCGGCCCGCGCAGAGCCGCGCTGCGCAAGTGGGGCCGGACGGCGCGCGCGTGGCCGAGTGTGTTATGTGTGCGCCTGTCAGTCAACGCTGACAGACCGCGGCCCATTGGTCAGACCCCGCCCGCGTCACCGCCCACTGCCACTGCCCATTGGACGGTTTGAACACAAAGGCTCCGGCTCGCCCCGCCCGCCGCGTGGGCCAAACGGGCGGGGCAAGGCCAGACAAGAATCGTGCGTGGGAGGCGCGAGAGAGTGGGTAACCCCTGGTCGCTGGAGGACTCGGATGGAGCCGGCAAGCGGGGGCTCGACCTGGCCTGACTTCGCACTTGACTCCCGGTCTGGTTGCTCAAAACACTTGAGCCCTGTCCTGGTACTGCCTCATGCGCCTCACCCCACCCGCGGCCTTCTGGGGCCCAGCTCTCGGCAAGATGACTCGACAGGGCCGGGGTGCCAGGACCTTAAAG gtGTGAGGTCAGCTGAGGAGCGGCGCTGCTTCAGCACGAAGGGCTTTTGCCGCCGGGGTCTTTGA